GGATCGCTCGTGTGCCGCATTTGTCACAATGCCGATAATCCCGAACAGTGAGTAACGTTTCAGGTGCCAGGATAAGTGAGGGTATACCCTTTAAAAGGATATTCCTTTTATAACCAAACCCTTACGAAAATAATTATAGGGTTGGCTATTATGGGTTTTAATGTAAAGTACACCTCTATCGCAGATCCATCACCAATGAAGTTTTTTATAAGTGTTACAGTATGGAAAAAATTACCATAATCCCCAATTGGCACTGACTATTATACGCCCCATTGGAATATCGTTTTTCAGGGTGCTGTAACTTCCATTTAATTACGCACGTGCAGCCGCAAACTGTGCAAGAAATTAATTGCACGACATTTAATGCATTTAGTAGCAAGCCCGCGAGCGAacgcatttatttatattaataattaaaattaacacTGCAGACAGCGCCACCAGTTCGCCCCAGTTTTCCCCTTCCCTTTGCCCCATCGAGCACTTTATCCCTGATTATCTGGTTGGCTGTCTGTTAAATCCCCTGATTTTtcattgttgccgctgtttACCAACCACCCAatcacccaaccacccactctgCCACTCTGCCACAACCGCCCACTGAAACTTGCGACTTTGCCGCCCCCGATTTGTTTGCAGACTCGTGTCGCCGTGTTTGTGCAAGGGCTCGCTGACATATGTCCATGTGCACTGCCTGGAGTGTTGGATTAGCACCTCGCGCTGCACCACCTGCGAGTTGTGCCAGTTCCAGTACAATACGGAGCAGACTCTGCGGTAAGTCAAGCAGCACACTCGCAGAAATCCTCATATAGTCTGCATATCACAGGCAAATGCTTAACGAATTTGCTTAAATAGCTGATTACACTTTGAGGTCACAGAGTGAACACTTATTATCACATTACATCCAAGTACTTAACGCATTTTTTGCGAGTGTACTAAGCAGATGGCAGTTGGTAGCTGCAACTCGAAGCGGCAGCAGATGAAAGACGCCTGCGGCTCCCATCTTTTTAATCAGCTGAGTTGGCTTTGTGGCTCAATGTGCCAGTGCTCTGTGCTCTGCACTCTGTGGCTTTCTGTGGCAGCAACTCCTCCTAATTGCCAGTGCAGCTTTGTTAGCGGCTTTGTGTCGCCGGGCGGACTGTGCAGCTTTCCAGATTTCGTTGCAGGTACACCTGTCTGCAGTCGCTGCGCCTGTGGTACACGAGGGCCATGAGTCGCAGGGCGCTGCAGGAGGACTGCCAGATGTTCTCGCTGCTCACGCTGGTGGCCTTTGGCATCATTGGGACCCTGCTGGTGGGCATCCAGTACTACGCCCTGCACACCCACTCCTGGGGTCTGAGTAAGCTGTGGACCAAGTCCTGGATGCTGTTCTTCCTGTTCATGACGGTAGTAGATAAGCAGCCAGTTATTACGCTTTTTTGTATCTAATGTGACCGCCTGCAGATCACCGTTTACTTCGCCAATATCTACATGCTGATCAAGTCCCAGCTGACGCCCTGGTATCGGTAAGATAAGCATATTATTTTCATGAATCTCTGTTGCATGCCACCCACATAGCTGGTGGCAGTCTGCGCGGGACATTAAGCTTATCCTGGAGAACCGACGACCGTTTCCCAACCCAAGTCGCTTCCTGCGGCCCTTTCACATGGAGACGGCCTCGACGACAGCCTCCATGTTCACCCACCACgatcagcaggagcaggaggtgccGGTGCCCAGCTCCTCGCCCGCCCTCGTGATCACGTCCAGCgacgaggaggcggaggatAAGTTGGCCCCCAAATGGGGTGTGCGACTGGACAGCGACGTCCTGGCCGCAGTGGTGGCGGCCACCGTGGAATCGATTGCTGACGCAAGTGCCCGCGAGAGTGACAAACAGGACgaggggcagcagcagaatccgttgcaacagcaacagcaacaacggcaaccGGATGGCGGCAACTGAAAGGGGGCAATGACGAGCACTGGACTGGGTCTCGAGGGGATCAGGATGGATGGCATGGATAGCAAGGTCTGGGCAAGTAATTAAGACTCAAGGGCAAGGATTTGGCGGGGCTTAAGTTGTTTGCGTGTCATTTGTTTAATGTAGTTTCAATGCCTCAAATTAACTCTCTCTCTCGATGAGAGCTCGAAATAAATGGGTAAACTTAAGCGAGCGTTCCCCAtcatgatgacgatgatgaggatgatgatgtTCTCCCTAGGTGGAACCGTTGGAGGAACTCCTGTTCTTGCTTTCCTGTTCTCCGGTTCGTGCCAGCACTTTGGCTGCTTCCTCCAAGGCGCACAACTTCCGGTTTCCGGCCTTGGGCTCACTACTCTCCCCCTCTCTCCCCGTCTCCGGCCACCTTAAAGCGGGTATATTAAAGCTGATAACACGGAGGCACAAGGATGATGGCTGAGCCAGTCACGTGATTGATGGCTCATAAATTAGTCATTTTGCTAGAGCGAGCaccaccccacccccaccccgcCTATTTGGCAGCGTGTGGGCGTTTATTTAGCAGGGAAGGCAAGGGGCATTGCAGCACTCGTTAAGGAAGGCAACTCCCACAG
This sequence is a window from Drosophila teissieri strain GT53w chromosome 2R, Prin_Dtei_1.1, whole genome shotgun sequence. Protein-coding genes within it:
- the LOC122613142 gene encoding uncharacterized protein LOC122613142 isoform X1, which produces MFKNRRTDPRMECEICDITSNAGGHKLNPADLKPETTLEMEIEEALSSSSADDTPPGMLVVETRISSWPKVQCFECKDGTTTDAEDPQLPACPLGLKPNVQFQKLSQPSHPLVSTEVALAAASCSAYSTAPAKPAATDSIATLRHCVNGATQCNNLNYESASNESMPSVGSLVCRICHNADNPEQLVSPCLCKGSLTYVHVHCLECWISTSRCTTCELCQFQYNTEQTLRFRCRYTCLQSLRLWYTRAMSRRALQEDCQMFSLLTLVAFGIIGTLLVGIQYYALHTHSWGLSKLWTKSWMLFFLFMTITVYFANIYMLIKSQLTPWYRWWQSARDIKLILENRRPFPNPSRFLRPFHMETASTTASMFTHHDQQEQEVPVPSSSPALVITSSDEEAEDKLAPKWGVRLDSDVLAAVVAATVESIADASARESDKQDEGQQQNPLQQQQQQRQPDGGN
- the LOC122613142 gene encoding E3 ubiquitin-protein ligase MARCHF4 isoform X2 — its product is MFKNRRTDPRMECEICDITSNAGGHKLNPADLKPETTLEMEIEEALSSSSADDTPPGMLVVETRISSWPKVQCFECKDGTTTDAEDPQLPACPLGLKPNVQFQKLSQPSHPLVSTEVALAAASCSAYSTAPAKPAATDSIATLRHCVNGATQCNNLNYESASNESMPSVGSLVCRICHNADNPEQLVSPCLCKGSLTYVHVHCLECWISTSRCTTCELCQFQYNTEQTLRYTCLQSLRLWYTRAMSRRALQEDCQMFSLLTLVAFGIIGTLLVGIQYYALHTHSWGLSKLWTKSWMLFFLFMTITVYFANIYMLIKSQLTPWYRWWQSARDIKLILENRRPFPNPSRFLRPFHMETASTTASMFTHHDQQEQEVPVPSSSPALVITSSDEEAEDKLAPKWGVRLDSDVLAAVVAATVESIADASARESDKQDEGQQQNPLQQQQQQRQPDGGN